Proteins from a single region of Argiope bruennichi chromosome 6, qqArgBrue1.1, whole genome shotgun sequence:
- the LOC129971403 gene encoding uncharacterized protein LOC129971403 isoform X1, whose amino-acid sequence MGACYSKKASGGNRSYTTVQMASTKLEEGSRLVRPTPYTRTQNANIDFAAKKSIPLPSKHNSLTTADQSDLKNAKNTFQSNIPRFSSSLPVSASISGEQKTIINDNEALHVVNNNAIVNSRSAFNVSNATSPVNKLAVRESQIKPKSLGSKSCPDKILSPDEKPSRTPLKGSGISRIFMGRSSPSSSQNSPETPNSSKMQQPKDSKLAGRNSSGPSPVSKSPSTKGFESRDSLSDFDSGLGNSLTDKNKPEDSDTIKDIEQLEFQDEISPSISVKTSPNRSTSTPKQSAAESKLSLKAPTYKREPNGKWSFDEKHFGPEPVRTAEPKPFGNTNGSSPKAKHSFKMNASENIFSTYASYKGLLSYQKKSFQPADVKFNLREKATQQQPLQQQSPNVSSIPKMKRQQSQPISSSGTIFYCDTDSNNCSFDDEKTLTNLEKPPQHQRNSSLDSDEKSDSTENGVLSPPSEENREFLIDDEIADQPGLTFFGDPKSEDSDVQSLQLAMSELHALQLASTNKRRTDSVSSYSSRKGRNDHRDSLILGSELGSSCSSIASDDLMLDYEKSFDAFPEGTVNEGPASPMRKLSEVDEVDKVAPLKSEKKIDFEEKRKRLHRRSSGPLSTPAERLEWRQRTVSLPLRPPRQMTVSEADDGGLKLDASSYRLLCQDLNGVKTLLLRLKSVIQEAETINPFDQVNTNNLFYHTLAQTDFPSSLAALTKSDDKKGPDISTIIEENADLRRQLVLLQQQLEDKDHTIHLLQQQMTKYLKVQAGCNHSASSSNAATQTERSHSLTGSFSSSSSADDSIETLVSVQDDFEKTFRKKSQEQDVLSEHLIEVVRLLDQTSNASPNHSEC is encoded by the exons ATGGGCGCATGCTATTCCAAGAAGGCTAGTGGAGGGAATCGTTCTTATACAACAGTTCAAATGGCTTCCACTAAGCTAGAGGAAGGGTCAAGATTGGTGAGGCCCACCCCTTACACACGAACTCAGAATGCAAATATTGATTTTGCAGCCAAAAAAAGCATTCCGTTGCCATCAAAACACAATTCACTGACAACTGCAGATCAGAGTGATCTGAAGAATGCAAAGAATACCTTCCAGTCAAACATTCCTCGTTTTAGTTCTAGTCTACCTGTTTCAGCATCTATTTCAGGGGAACAAAAGACCATAATTAATGATAATGAAGCTTTACATGTTGTAAATAATAATGCTATAGTCAATTCACGCTCTgcttttaatgtttcaaatgcaACTTCTCCTGTAAATAAACTAGCTGTTAGAGAATCACAAATCAAGCCAAAGAGTTTAGGTAGCAAAAGTTGTCCAGATAAAATTCTTAGTCCTGATGAGAAACCTAGCAGAACGCCTTTGAAGGGATCTGGTATATCTCGAATATTTATGGGCAGATCTTCTCCTAGTTCTTCACAAAATAGTCCTGAAACTCCAAATAGTTCGAAAATGCAACAGCCTAAGGATTCGAAGCTAGCTGGCAGAAATTCCAGTGGGCCTAGTCCTGTATCAAAATCTCCATCAACTAAAGGATTTGAAAGCCGAGATAGTTTATCTGATTTTGATTCAGGTTTAGGTAACAGTCTGACTGATAAAAATAAACCTGAAGATTCAGATACTATCAAGGATATAGAACAGCTTGAATTTCAAGATGAAATATCGCCTAGCATAAGTGTAAAAACTTCTCCTAATCGGTCTACAAGTACACCTAAACAATCTGCTGCTGAATCAAAGCTTTCCTTAAAAGCACCAACTTATAAAAGAGAACCGAATGGGAAATGGAGTTTTGATGAAAAACATTTTGGTCCAGAACCAGTTCGGACTGCTGAACCAAAGCCTTTTGGAAATACTAATGGGTCTAGTCCTAAAGCAAAGCACTCTTTCAAAATGAatgcttcagaaaatatattttcaacttaTGCTTCATATAAAGGATTGCTATCATATCAAAAGAAATCTTTCCAGCCTGCAGATGTTAAATTCAATCTTAGAGAAAAGGCTACCCAACAGCAGCCTCTTCAGCAACAATCTCCAAATGTTTCTAGTATTCCTAAAATGAAAAGACAACAAAGTCAACCCATTTCTTCTAGTGGAACTATTTTCTATTGTGACACTGATTCGAATAATTGTAGTTTTGATGATgaaaaaacattaacaaatttagaaaaaccACCTCAACATCAACGTAATTCTAGTCTAGATTCTGATGAAAAATCAGATAGCACAGAAAATGGTGTCTTGAGTCCACCATCTGAAGAAAATAGAGAGTTTTTAATAGATGATGAGATTGCTGATCAACCAGGATTGACTTTTTTTGGTGATCCAAAATCTGAAGATTCAGATGTACAGTCTTTGCAATTAGCTATGTCTGAATTGCATGCCCTACAATTAGCAAGTACTAATAAAAGAAGAACTGATAGTGTTAGTAGTTATTCCAGCCGTAAAGGACGCAATGATCATAGAGATAGCTTAATACTCGGATCAGAACTTGGGTCTTCTTGTTCCAGCATTGCTTCTGATGATTTAATGCTTGATTATGAAAAATCATTTGATGCTTTTCCTGAAGGAACTGTTAATGAAgg acCAGCTTCCCCTATGAGAAAATTATCAGAAGTTGATGAAGTGGACAAAGTTGCACCTTtgaaatctgagaaaaaaattgattttgaagaaAAGAG AAAGCGACTGCATCGTAGATCTTCTGGACCATTATCTACTCCAGCGGAACGATTAGAATGGCGTCAAAGGACAGTCAGCCTTCCTTTGAGACCACCCCGTCAAATGACAGTGTCAGAAGCTGATGACGGAGGTCTTAAACTTGATGCTTCTTCTTACAGATTATTGTGCCAAGATCTAAATGGGGTTAAAACCCTACTTTTGAGACTAAAATCAGTTATTCAAGAG gCTGAAACCATCAATCCATTTGACCAGGTTAATACTAat aatttattctatCACACTCTGGCTCAAACAGATTTTCCTTCAAGTCTTGCAGCACTCACTAAAAGTGATGATAAGAAAGGACCAGATATATCAACTATTATTGAA gaaaATGCAGATTTACGAAGACAGCTAGTTCTTTTGCAACAGCAATTAGAAGATAAAGACCATACTATCCACTTGCTTCAGCAACAAATg acTAAGTATCTGAAAGTTCAAGCTGGATGTAATCATAGTGCTTCAAGTTCCAATGCAGCTACTCAAACTGAAAGA AGTCATTCATTGACGGGATCTTTTTCATCTTCTTCATCAGCTGATGATTCAATTGAAACTCTTGTTAG TGTGCAGGAcgattttgaaaaaacatttaggAAGAAGTCTCAA GAACAAGATGTTTTGTCTGAACATTTAATTGAGGTTGTTCGCTTGCTTGACCAAACTTCTAATGCCTCCCCAAACCATTCAGAATGTTGA
- the LOC129971403 gene encoding uncharacterized protein LOC129971403 isoform X2, protein MGACYSKKASGGNRSYTTVQMASTKLEEGSRLVRPTPYTRTQNANIDFAAKKSIPLPSKHNSLTTADQSDLKNAKNTFQSNIPRFSSSLPVSASISGEQKTIINDNEALHVVNNNAIVNSRSAFNVSNATSPVNKLAVRESQIKPKSLGSKSCPDKILSPDEKPSRTPLKGSGISRIFMGRSSPSSSQNSPETPNSSKMQQPKDSKLAGRNSSGPSPVSKSPSTKGFESRDSLSDFDSGLGNSLTDKNKPEDSDTIKDIEQLEFQDEISPSISVKTSPNRSTSTPKQSAAESKLSLKAPTYKREPNGKWSFDEKHFGPEPVRTAEPKPFGNTNGSSPKAKHSFKMNASENIFSTYASYKGLLSYQKKSFQPADVKFNLREKATQQQPLQQQSPNVSSIPKMKRQQSQPISSSGTIFYCDTDSNNCSFDDEKTLTNLEKPPQHQRNSSLDSDEKSDSTENGVLSPPSEENREFLIDDEIADQPGLTFFGDPKSEDSDVQSLQLAMSELHALQLASTNKRRTDSVSSYSSRKGRNDHRDSLILGSELGSSCSSIASDDLMLDYEKSFDAFPEGTVNEGPASPMRKLSEVDEVDKVAPLKSEKKIDFEEKRKRLHRRSSGPLSTPAERLEWRQRTVSLPLRPPRQMTVSEADDGGLKLDASSYRLLCQDLNGVKTLLLRLKSVIQEAETINPFDQVNTNNLFYHTLAQTDFPSSLAALTKSDDKKGPDISTIIEENADLRRQLVLLQQQLEDKDHTIHLLQQQMTKYLKVQAGCNHSASSSNAATQTERSHSLTGSFSSSSSADDSIETLVSFRITKCAGRF, encoded by the exons ATGGGCGCATGCTATTCCAAGAAGGCTAGTGGAGGGAATCGTTCTTATACAACAGTTCAAATGGCTTCCACTAAGCTAGAGGAAGGGTCAAGATTGGTGAGGCCCACCCCTTACACACGAACTCAGAATGCAAATATTGATTTTGCAGCCAAAAAAAGCATTCCGTTGCCATCAAAACACAATTCACTGACAACTGCAGATCAGAGTGATCTGAAGAATGCAAAGAATACCTTCCAGTCAAACATTCCTCGTTTTAGTTCTAGTCTACCTGTTTCAGCATCTATTTCAGGGGAACAAAAGACCATAATTAATGATAATGAAGCTTTACATGTTGTAAATAATAATGCTATAGTCAATTCACGCTCTgcttttaatgtttcaaatgcaACTTCTCCTGTAAATAAACTAGCTGTTAGAGAATCACAAATCAAGCCAAAGAGTTTAGGTAGCAAAAGTTGTCCAGATAAAATTCTTAGTCCTGATGAGAAACCTAGCAGAACGCCTTTGAAGGGATCTGGTATATCTCGAATATTTATGGGCAGATCTTCTCCTAGTTCTTCACAAAATAGTCCTGAAACTCCAAATAGTTCGAAAATGCAACAGCCTAAGGATTCGAAGCTAGCTGGCAGAAATTCCAGTGGGCCTAGTCCTGTATCAAAATCTCCATCAACTAAAGGATTTGAAAGCCGAGATAGTTTATCTGATTTTGATTCAGGTTTAGGTAACAGTCTGACTGATAAAAATAAACCTGAAGATTCAGATACTATCAAGGATATAGAACAGCTTGAATTTCAAGATGAAATATCGCCTAGCATAAGTGTAAAAACTTCTCCTAATCGGTCTACAAGTACACCTAAACAATCTGCTGCTGAATCAAAGCTTTCCTTAAAAGCACCAACTTATAAAAGAGAACCGAATGGGAAATGGAGTTTTGATGAAAAACATTTTGGTCCAGAACCAGTTCGGACTGCTGAACCAAAGCCTTTTGGAAATACTAATGGGTCTAGTCCTAAAGCAAAGCACTCTTTCAAAATGAatgcttcagaaaatatattttcaacttaTGCTTCATATAAAGGATTGCTATCATATCAAAAGAAATCTTTCCAGCCTGCAGATGTTAAATTCAATCTTAGAGAAAAGGCTACCCAACAGCAGCCTCTTCAGCAACAATCTCCAAATGTTTCTAGTATTCCTAAAATGAAAAGACAACAAAGTCAACCCATTTCTTCTAGTGGAACTATTTTCTATTGTGACACTGATTCGAATAATTGTAGTTTTGATGATgaaaaaacattaacaaatttagaaaaaccACCTCAACATCAACGTAATTCTAGTCTAGATTCTGATGAAAAATCAGATAGCACAGAAAATGGTGTCTTGAGTCCACCATCTGAAGAAAATAGAGAGTTTTTAATAGATGATGAGATTGCTGATCAACCAGGATTGACTTTTTTTGGTGATCCAAAATCTGAAGATTCAGATGTACAGTCTTTGCAATTAGCTATGTCTGAATTGCATGCCCTACAATTAGCAAGTACTAATAAAAGAAGAACTGATAGTGTTAGTAGTTATTCCAGCCGTAAAGGACGCAATGATCATAGAGATAGCTTAATACTCGGATCAGAACTTGGGTCTTCTTGTTCCAGCATTGCTTCTGATGATTTAATGCTTGATTATGAAAAATCATTTGATGCTTTTCCTGAAGGAACTGTTAATGAAgg acCAGCTTCCCCTATGAGAAAATTATCAGAAGTTGATGAAGTGGACAAAGTTGCACCTTtgaaatctgagaaaaaaattgattttgaagaaAAGAG AAAGCGACTGCATCGTAGATCTTCTGGACCATTATCTACTCCAGCGGAACGATTAGAATGGCGTCAAAGGACAGTCAGCCTTCCTTTGAGACCACCCCGTCAAATGACAGTGTCAGAAGCTGATGACGGAGGTCTTAAACTTGATGCTTCTTCTTACAGATTATTGTGCCAAGATCTAAATGGGGTTAAAACCCTACTTTTGAGACTAAAATCAGTTATTCAAGAG gCTGAAACCATCAATCCATTTGACCAGGTTAATACTAat aatttattctatCACACTCTGGCTCAAACAGATTTTCCTTCAAGTCTTGCAGCACTCACTAAAAGTGATGATAAGAAAGGACCAGATATATCAACTATTATTGAA gaaaATGCAGATTTACGAAGACAGCTAGTTCTTTTGCAACAGCAATTAGAAGATAAAGACCATACTATCCACTTGCTTCAGCAACAAATg acTAAGTATCTGAAAGTTCAAGCTGGATGTAATCATAGTGCTTCAAGTTCCAATGCAGCTACTCAAACTGAAAGA AGTCATTCATTGACGGGATCTTTTTCATCTTCTTCATCAGCTGATGATTCAATTGAAACTCTTGTTAG cTTCAGGATAACCAAG TGTGCAGGAcgattttga